The proteins below are encoded in one region of Alistipes indistinctus YIT 12060:
- a CDS encoding cell division protein ZapA: MSRTRRITVKIAGKEYAMTVPQDDEEKYRRAAREINELISAYKGSFVAEPEDYLAMAAMQVAVNKVNLEMDRAMSDQIDALDEIGREIDSYLNDIKQ; encoded by the coding sequence ATGTCCCGGACAAGGCGCATAACGGTCAAAATAGCAGGCAAAGAGTACGCGATGACTGTGCCTCAGGACGACGAAGAGAAATATCGCCGGGCTGCACGGGAGATCAACGAACTGATCTCTGCCTACAAAGGCAGCTTTGTGGCCGAACCGGAGGATTACCTCGCGATGGCAGCCATGCAGGTGGCGGTTAACAAAGTGAACCTCGAAATGGACCGGGCAATGAGCGACCAAATAGACGCGCTCGACGAGATTGGCCGGGAAATTGATAGTTACCTGAACGACATCAAACAGTAA